From Arctopsyche grandis isolate Sample6627 chromosome 12, ASM5162203v2, whole genome shotgun sequence, one genomic window encodes:
- the LOC143919955 gene encoding essential MCU regulator, mitochondrial-like — MWSARLVRCAWVRGALGGSRSVVTSRTGAILPEPQRVPLGVAGILAAVVPGLLLGAAISKGIANFLEENDLFVPSDDDDDDD, encoded by the coding sequence ATGTGGTCTGCGCGGCTGGTGAGGTGCGCGTGGGTGAGGGGGGCGCTCGGGGGCTCGCGCTCCGTGGTCACGAGCCGCACGGGGGCCATCTTGCCGGAGCCCCAGCGCGTCCCTTTGGGTGTGGCCGGAATCCTGGCTGCGGTCGTCCCCGGTTTGTTGTTGGGCGCGGCCATCAGCAAGGGCATCGCCAACTTCCTCGAAGAGAACGACCTGTTCGTGCCATCAGATgacgacgatgacgacgactGA